ATCTCGCGCAGCGTCCGCTGCATCCGCTCTTCGATGTCGTGAGTCCCGCCAGGATCGTAGATCGAGACCTCGTGCAGATCGCCTGCCTCATCGATCTCGTGGATGAGCAGCGGCAGCCCGTCCTCTTCGAAGACCTGCTCAAGTGCGTCAAAGGCGCGCCGGGCATCGGCGCCCTTCAGGGCGAGGAACAATCGCGTCTGCGGCATCATATGAAATCCAGGCGGAACGGCCGGCGGCGTTTTGCGGCCTTCAGCCTTTTGCCGCGAGGCGCTTCAACTTTGCAACGGCCGTGTCGCGGTTTTCCTCATAGGCGATGGTGCCGGCGAAGTCGCCTGCGCCATTGAGGAGCACGACGGACGCAGTGTGGTCCATGTTGTATTCGCCGCCGCCGAGATCGACCTTGCGCCAGAATATGCCGAAGGATTTCGCCATGGCGAAGACCTTGTCCGGTTCGCCGGTGATGCCGGTGATGCGGTCGGAGACGTTGGTGACGTAGTTCTTCATCACCTCCGGCGTGTCGCGCTCGGGGTCGATGGTCACGAAATAGGCGCGGATGTCCTTGCCCTCGTCGCCGAGCTGCTTCAGCCAGCCATCCATCTCGACGAGCGTCGTCGGGCAGACTTCCGGGCAATGGGTGAAGCCGAAGAAGATCGCGCTCGGCTTGCCGCGAAAGGCCGCTTCCGTGATCGGCGCATTGGTATGGTCGGTCAGCGTGAAGGCTGCGCCATAGGGCTCGCCGCTGTTCTGCCGGCGATACCAGTCGAAAGTCAGGAAGCCGACGCCTACCGCCATAAGGACGAGAATGCCGATGAGGATCGATCGCATCATGAAAATAGGTTCCGACTTGCGCTTCGGCGGGGTTCTAGAAGCACCAGGACAGGCCGGATTCGATCAAGGCGCGGAAGATGCCGGCGTCGTTGTCGATCCAGGCGGCAAAGGTCGCACCCGTGGCGGCCGCAAGGACGACAACGGCAAGGATGATCCGGGAGACAGTCTGTGCCGGTGTGCTGGTGCCCAACATGCCTTCTATCTAGCCCGTCTGGGTTCTTTGCAAAAGTAGCCACTCTGTCGCGAGGACTGCACATTGTCGTGGGCGCGGGGCGGCGGATCGGTATCGCATTGCGGCCGTTGTTCCCAATCACCAAGTGAGATGCATGCAAATTCTGGAGACGCAGATGCGCCGAATCGCTTCATCCTTCGCCTTCGCGGGCCTTTTCGCCGCCGCGATCATGCCGGCCGCGGCCCAGGAGGTCGGCAAGGTCGGCGTCGACTGGCTCGGCAACGACATCATCATCGAGGCGGTCAAGGATCCGGAAGTGGAGGGCGTCACCTGCCACGTTTCCTATTTCGATCGCGGAGTGATCGACCGGCTGCAGAAGGGGAACTGGTTCGAGGACCCCTCCGATTCCTCCATTTCCTGCCGGCAGACTGGGCCGATCTCGATCGGCGACATCGACCTCAGCGAAGAAGGCGAAGAGGTCTTCAAGCAGGGGATCAGCCTGATCTGGAAGAAGCAGGTCGTGAACCGCATCTACGACAAGGCCAACGAAACGCTCATCTACCTCTCGCATTCGCGGCAGGTGCAGGACGGCTCGGCGAAAATGTCGATCACCACCGTGCCGCTCTATGGGCAGCAGGTGAACTGGAAGAACGGCAAGCCGGGCTGACTTGCCGCGTCGATGCCGGCGGCGTAAAGCCGGCGCATGGACGATCCCGCCGATCTGAGGTTCAAGGACCCCGAGCCGCGCGCGCATCCCACGGCGGAGCTGAAGTCCTGCCGGCTGGGAAGATTTGCCGCGATCGGCGAGCGCGTCATCCTGCGCGAGGTGACGGTCGGCGATTTTACCTATTTCGAGCGCCACGCCGAAGCCATCTACACGACCATCGGAAAATTCTGCTCGATTGCCGCAGACACGCGCATCAACGCGCTCGAACACCCGGTGGAACGGCTGACCACACACAAGGTGAGCTATCGGCCGAACGAATATTTTCGCTATCTCGGCGTCGACCAGGGCTTCAGGCAGCGGCGGCAGGCGAAGGCGGTTGTCATCGGTCACGACGTGTGGATCGGGCATGGCGCCGTCATCCTGCCCGGCGTCACCATCGGCAACGGTGCGATCGTTGGTGCCAATGCCGTCGTCCGGCGCGATGTGCCGGCGTATACGATTGTCGCGGGTGTGCCTGCGCGCGCGGTGCGAAGACGGTTTTCGGAGGAAATCAGCGCCAGGATTGAGGCGCTGGCCTGGTGGGACTGGCCGCTGGACAGACTGGCGGACGCCATCCCAGACATGCAGGCCTTGCCGATCGAGGCTTTTCTGGACCGCTGGGGCGAATAACCGCCGCGGGGAACCTTGGAGGTCTGCCGGCTGCGAACGACCGTCAGTTCCGGGTAGTCGAGGTCCGGTCGGTTGTCGCCCTGCCGGGCTTGTCCCAATCGGCGATGGCGGGCTCGATATAAAAATGCTTCCGCAACTGGTGGCGCGTGGCCCAGGTGATCGCCGCGATGAGGATCATCAGCAGCCAGCTGATCGGCGCCATGCGGATGTCCTCGGTGCCGCCGAGCCACCAGACGTCGGGCTGGTAGACGAGCAGGTCGGTGCGGCGCAGGAAAACCTTGAACCCGAGCAGGCCTGCATGAACGCCCATGGAGCAGGCGATGGAGCCGGTCGCGATGTAGGTGATCGCAAACAGTGAGCCCAGCAGCCATAGCCCGAACAGCAGCCCGCCGACATCCCAGAGCGTCCACGCGTCCTTGTAGGAGATCAGATGGGTCACGGAGAAGATCGCCGACCCGATGACCACCGCCCAGAAGCCGACCCAGAACGTGCCGTTGTATCTCAGGTGGCGCATGACGAAGGCGCGGAAGATCATCTCCTCGGTATAGGCGAGGACCACGACCACCAGCAGCGCGGTGATCGTCTTGCGGAGCAGAGTGAGCGAGAAATTCGCCCAGGCTTCCTGCGACCACGAGACATAGCCCATCCAGCTGAGAAGGGCATAGGCAATGATCATCAGCAGGACGGCCTGGACCCACATCGCCGCGAAACCGGCCAGGGCGCGGCCGAAATTGGCGTTGTAGGGCTTCATGAAGACGAGTGGCCCGCCGCCGCGCCTAGCCGCGAAACCGATCAGGAACGGGATGATGATGACGAACAGCCCGACCTGTCCGACGCCCCTCGTGTCCGTCAGTGACACGCCGGCGCCGGACCAGCGCAGCACGAGTTCGACTGCGGCGCAGACGACGAAGATGAGGGCGAGAAGGCCGAAAATACTGCGATAGCGCGACAAAGGAGGGTCCGGGGGAAATGTCCAGATGGATGTTTGCCGGGGTTGGCTAACCGATGGCGTCCCCAAAGTCCACTCACGCGGATGTGTGCGGAGCGACGTGACGACGGGGAGAAAGTTCACACGGCGGTGACGAACCCGTCGAGCACCTTCTTCTGGCCGGCCTTGTCGAAGTCGATGGTGAGCTTGTTGCCTTCGATGGCCGATATGTTGCCGTTTCCGAACTTCTGGTGGAACACGCGGTCGCCGACATGGAAGGCGGACGGAGTGTCGGAGACGGATTTCGCGACCAGCTCGCCATCGATGGTGCGGCCCTTCACCGAGCCGCGGCCGGCGCCGTAGCCGGAATCGGTTTCGCCATAGCCGATGCGCTCGACTTGGTGGCCGGAGCGCGAGCCCCAGTTGCGGTCGGTCGCCTCCGTGCGGTTCGCCTGGGCGCGAGCCCAGCCGGGCGTCGAATAGCTGTTCGAGAAGGACTTTTCGCCGACCGAATCGAAGCGCGAGGCCCCGTAGGGGTTCTGGCGGCCCGGTTCGCGGAAGCCGCCGCGGCCAGATCCGCCATAGGAATTGCCGTAGCCACCGTAGGAGGAGCCGCCCTCGCTGATTTCGACATGGGCCTCGGGAAGCTCATCGAGGAAGCGCGACGGGATGGTCGACTGCCAGAGCCCGTGGATGCGGCGATTGGAGACGAACCAGAGGTGCAGGTTCTTCTTGGCCCGGGTGAGGCCAACATAGGCGAGGCGGCGTTCCTCCTCCAGACCCGAACGGCCGCCTTCGTCCAATGCGCGCTGGTGGGGAAACAGGCCTTCCTCCCAGCCGGGCAGGAAGACCGTCTCGAATTCCAGGCCCTTGGCCGAATGCAGCGTCATGATGGACACGGCGTCCATATCCTCGTTCTGCTCGGCGTCCATGACCAGCGCGACGTGCTCGAGGAAGGAGCGCAGCGACTCGTATTCCTCCATGGAGCGGATCAGCTCCTTGAGGTTTTCGAGCCGGCCCGGCGCCTCGGCCGAGCGGTCGTTCTTCCACATGTCGGTGTAGCCGGACTCCTCCAGGATGATCTCGGCGAGCTCGGTGTGGGGTTTGGTGTCCAGCATCTCCTGCCAGCGGGCGAAGTTGGCCGCGACCTCGCGCAGTGCTGCGCGCGGCTTCGGCTTCAGTTCGTCGCTCTCGGCGAGGTTGGCGGCAGCGGCCAGCATGGGGATGCGCATGGCGCGCGCGGTATCGTGGATCTGGCGGATGGTCGCTTCGCCGAGGCCGCGCTTCGGGACATTCACGATGCGCTCGAAGGCGAGGTCGTCCGCGCCTTGCGCGACCACGCGGAAATAGGCCATCGCGTCGCGGATCTCCTGCCGCTCATAGAAGCGGGGGCCGCCGATGACGCGGTAGTTGAGGCCCATGGTGACGAAGCGGTCTTCGAACTCGCGCATCTGGAACGAGGCGCGCACCAGGATCGCCATGTCGTTCAGATTGTGCCCGCTGCGCTGCAGCGCCTCGATCTCCTCGCCGACCGCGCGCGCCTCCTCCTCCGAATCCCAGGCGGCGTGGACATTGACTTTCGGGTCGTCAGGCGAGGGGTGCTCGGTGAACAGCGTCTTGCCGAGACGGCCCTCGTTGTGGGCGATGAGATGCGAGGCCGCGCCCAGGATATGGGCGGTCGAGCGATAGTTGCGCTCCAGCCGGACGACGGTGGCGCCCGGAAAATCCTTGTCGAAGCGCAGGATGTTGTCGACCTCGGCTCCGCGCCAGCCGTAGATCGACTGGTCGTCGTCCCCGACGCAGCAGATATTTACGCTCACGGCCGAGCGCTTGCTTCGCTCGCTGGCCTCCGCGGGGGCGGGCGAAACATCGCCCGGCGCGCGGTCGCGCGCTCGGCCTTCGGCCTGGGAGTTGGCGCCGCCCGCCGATTTCGATCGCTGCGCGAGCAGCCGCAGCCACATGTACTGCGCGGTGTTGGTGTCCTGGTACTCGTCGACCAGGATGTACTTGAACTTGCGGTGGTACTCGGCGAGCACGTCCGGTTGCGCGCGGAAAATTCGGATCGGGTGGCAGAGCAGGTCGCCGAAGTCGCAGGCGTTCAGCGTCTGCAGGCGGTCCTGGTAGGCGGCGTAGAGTTCGCGGCCCTTGCCGTTGGCGAAGGAGCGGGCGTCGCCCTCGGGGATCTCCTTGGGCCCCAGGCCCTTGTTCTTCCAGCCGTCGATCATGTTGGCGAAGGTGCGGGCCGGCCAGCGCTTGTCGTCCAGCCCCTCAGCCTGGATGAGCTGCTTCAGCAGGCGAATGACGTCGTCGGTGTCGAGGATGGTGAAGCCCGACTTCAGGCCGGCTAGTTCGGCATGGCGGCGCAGGAGTTTTACACCGATCGAGTGGAAGGTGCCGAGCCACGGCATCCCCTCGACCTGCTCGCCGACCAGCAGGCCAATGCGCTGTTTCATCTCGCGCGCCGCCTTGTTGGTGAAGGTGACGGCCAGGATCTGGCTCGGATAGGCGCGACCGGTGGCGAGGATGTGGGCGATGCGGGTGGTGAGCACGCGCGTCTTGCCGGTGCCGGCTCCGGCGAGCACGAGCACCGGGCCTTCCGTCGTCTCGACTGCGAGCCGCTGCTCGGGATTGAGGCCCTTCAGGTAGTCGGGCGGAGTGTTGTGGCCCTGCCGCGCGGCGAGCGCTCGGGCGGCTATGCCGGACGCGGGCGCGCGCGGAGCCTCGCCGCCGCGGGGCGCGGGCTCCTCGTCGAAGAAGGGCATATCGTTGGGGAATCCGGACATCTCTCGCGAATGTAGTGATTCGAGGTCAAAAGGCCAGCTTCGTCTATGGTTTGTTCTCGAAGTCAATGCGAGCCTGTGGATCGTTGCACGATCACCGCCGGGCGGGTCCGCGCCTTGACGCGGCCGGGCGGCAGTGCGAGTTTTCCGGCGACGGCCGGATGCGGCCGGCAGCCCGCGCTCCCAAAGAGCATGGCGAACGCATCCAGATGACCACGTCTTTCCCCGATCCATCCGGACCGATGGGCGCGACGGCAATGCGGGCGCTGTGCGGCACGTCCATCGGCGGCGAAGGATTGGAACGACATGCGGACTTTTCGGGACGCGAAGGCGATGGCGAAAGCCATGCGCGAGGCCTTGGGCATCAAGGGACTGACCGTCTCGCACAGCGAGGCGCTGGAGGTCGTGGCGCGGCAGTTCGGCACGGAGAGCTGGAACGTGCTGGCGGCGAAGATCGAGAGTGAGGAAGCGGACGGGCAGGAGAGGGCGGCACACGGCGCGGAGCCCGCAATCGCCTTCACGCAGCCGGTGCCGATCCTGCGCATCTTCGACGAGGACAAGGCGCGGGAATTCTACGTCGGCTGGCTAGGCATGGAGATCGACTGGGAGCACCGCTTTGCTCCCCAGATGCCGCTCTACTGCCAGGTTTCGCTCGGAGGCATGAAGCTGCACCTCAGCGAGCATTCAGGCGACGCCAGTCCGGGCGCAACCTGCCTGGTCTACATGGAGGGCGTCGAGGCCTGGCAGAAGCAGCTGGTCGGCAAGCCCTACAAATACAACCGGCCGGGGCTCGAGCGGCAGGACTGGGGGCTCGAATGCACCGTGATCGACCCGTTCGGCAACCGGATCAGGTTTCTGGAGGCAAGGACCGGCGATTAGGGCGGGAAAGCGCCGAGACGGCCCGGGCCGTCAGCGCTTCGGCAGCCATTTCTTCTCGATGCGGCACGCCATCGTGTAGGCCGGATCGAAGACGTTGCCGACGTCGTAACGGACGACCTGTCCCATGAGATGGCTGGCGGCTGCAGGGCTCAGGCCGTAGTCGCCCGTCAACCAGTTGAACATGTCGGTCGTGGCGTGCTGCAGCGCCTGGTCGAGCGGCCTCGCATTGCCGATCGAGAAAATGTCGGTGGCGTTTTCGCCGCGCGGCCACACGAGATTGCGGCCCTTCTCGACCGTCAGGCGCACCTCGACCTCGAAGCAGGTCTCGATGCCGGTCCCGACGATCTCGCCGTCGCCCTGGGTGGCGTGGCAGTCACCGAGGAAGAACAGCGCGCCGGGCACGGCGACGGGGAACCAGACCGTCGCGCCGGGGCAGAAGCCCCGGTAGTCCATGTTGCCGCCGTTCTCGGCGCTGGTCGCGGTGGAGAACGCCTGCCCATAGGCGGGCGCGACGCCGAAGCAGCCGATCATCGGCTCGAGCGGCAGCACGAATTCCTCGAGGCCCGGCACCGCCGGATCCGGCGTCACCGTCAGCGCCTGCCGGTCGATCCGCCAATTCACCTTGTCGCGCGGCGGGAGGCCTCGAACGAACTCCGGATCGACGACGTTGGCGGCCAGCGAGGCGCGGGTCCAGCCCGTAGCCCGGATCGGCGTCATTCGGACGATCTCGACCTTCAGCGCGTCGCCCGGCTCGGCCCCGGTCACGAAGATCGGGCCGTTCATCGGGTTCGGCTCCGGGGCGCGCTGCACGCCGTCCTTGTCGAAGCCGTGGGCGTCGATTGTCTCGGTGATGACGGTGTCGCCCGAAGCGATGGTGAGGGCGGGGGGCAGGGTGCCCAGTACATTCGACCAGGCGGTGGCGGTGAAGCTGTGCGTTGTCATGGCGCAAGGCGTAGCCGAGCACCTGCGACCCGACAAGGCTTCATGGCGCTCCGTTGGTAGTCCAGGCAAGACAAAAGATACTGGCTCACCAACGCGGTCGCCCAGATCGGTGCGGCACCAGGGCCCGGGCAAAGTGATGCCCGAGCCCGTAAGGCCCTCAGGTGTCGCGGACCGTGCGCAGGTTGGCGACGACGCGCCTGTTCTGCACCTTGCACGACCGTTCGCTGCAGTTGCGGACCTCGCGGTCCTTGCCGTAGCCCTTCGCCCACATGCGGGCCGGATCAACGCCGGCGGTGGCGAGATAGCTCATCACCGCGTCTGCGCGCTTCTGGGACAGCGCGACCTGAGAGCCCGATCCGCCGGAATCGTCAGCGAAACCCTGCAGTTTGATGAGCCATTTCGGGTTCTGGTTGAGCCACGCGGCCTGGCTGTCGAGCGTCGCCTTGGCGACCGAGTCGAGGGCAGCCGAGTCCGCGGTGAAGTAGATGCGGCGGCCGACATTGAGGATGAAGTCTTCCTCGGTGCCCGCCTGCATCTTCTCGAAGCCGGGGGCGGGCTGGTTGGTCTCGTTCGGTGTGGTGGAAACCGGGGGTGGCGGTTCCTCCGCCGACGGATTCATGGCGGTGGTCGTCGAACAGGCAGCGACAAGGGCGAGCAGCCCGGCGGTTGCGAGAAGGCGGAGCGCGGCGAACCTCATTGCGGGGCTCCCGCATCCAGATCGGCCAGCGCCTGCGAGCGGTCGGCCTGGTCGGCGATGTGCGGGAGCACCTGGGTCGCGGTGCCGATGGGGCAACGCTGGTAAAGGTCGATCACGTCCTCGTTGAACATGCGGATGCAGCCGCTGGAGGCGTCCGTGCCGATGCTCCAGGGCTGGATGGTGCCGTGGAAGCGATAGCCGGTGTCGGCGCCGTCACGGTGCAGATAGAGCGCGCGTGGACCAAGCGGGTTGCTGGGCGACCCGCCCGCGACCGATTCCGGAAGATCGGGATTGCGCTGTCGCATCGCCGGCGGCGGCGTCCATTTCGGCCACAGCGCCTTGCGGTCGACGGTGGAGCGGCCGAACCACTTGAAGCCTTCCTTGCCGACGCCGACGCCGTAGCGGATAGCCGTCTTGTTCTCCATGATCAGGTAGAGGAAGTGGTGGCGGGTATCGACGACGACGGTTCCGACCGGTTCGCTCGAGTAATACTTGACCACCTGCCGGCGCCATTTCGGGTTGACCTTGGAAAAATTGGTCTTCCTGTAGGTGAAGCCGTTGTCGGCGGCTGTACCGCTAAACCAGTCCTTGGCGGCGGCGCTCGCTTCACCTGCATGCAAGACGGCAGCCGCAATCCCGCCAAGCACGACTTCCCTGCGCGACAACAACATCGGATTTTCCCCTCAATCTGGTGCAGACCATAAATGAGCCGATTGCGAGATCAAGCGCCGCGACAAAACTCTCGACAGGAAGGTGCGGCCGCTCGCGGTCGCACAGACATCTGCACCATTCGAAAGCGTTTCTTGTTCATTAAAAGCGCGGGCGAGAAAGGGTATCCGTGGCAAAGTCAAACGGCAGATCGATACTGGGCGACGCAAGGCGGGCGACCCGAATCAGCTTGTCGAGGGTGATCCGGTCGATGATCCGTCTTGCGAAATGCGGCTCCGGGGCGTCCCGCCAGCGGAAGCCGAACGGCTGGATCGACCGCACTCCATCGCTGGCGCTATCGGGCCGGGCCGCCGGATGCTGGAAGGCAGCGCGCGGTTGGAACTCTCCGGCTGGCGCTTGTACTTGGAGCACGCTTCGACATTGCATATTGCGCATGATGGATTGAGGTCCGCCTGGCTCGGCATTGGCCTGATGGCAGTGGTTTCGCTGGTCGTTCCCTCGGTCGACGGCATCGCCAAGCACCTCAGCGCCGACCATTCGCCGCTGTACGTCAGCTGGGCCCGCTACTCGGTGGCCTGCGCCATCGTGCTGCCGCTGGTCGCAGCGCGCTTCGGGTGGAGGGTGTTTCCGGGGGAGCAGCTCGGCGTGCATGTCTTGCGCACGGTGCTGATGATTACCGCGATGACCTTCTATTTCCTCGCCATCTCCTTGATTCCCCTGGGAAATGCGATCACCGCGTTTTTCGTGGGGCCGATCGTGGCCATGGCGCTCGCGGTGGTGTTCCTGCGGGAGCCATTGACGCTGGTGAAGGTCGCAAGCCTTGCGCTGGCTGTCTTCGGCACCCTGGTCATCGTCGGGCCCAGCGGCGGTGCGGTCGATCTCGGCCTCGTGCTCGCTCTGGTTTCTGGCGCTTGCTTCGGGCTCTACATGATCGCAGCGAGGCTTGCGTCGCAGGCCAGCGATCCGTTGAAGACGCTGGCCTTCCAATGCGCGCTCGGCACGCTGATCCTGACACCGCAGGCGGTTTGGACGTGGTCCACACCCGGCCTGGACGAACTCGGGCTCTTCCTGGCGCTGGGCATCATTTCGGCCGCCTGCCACATCCTCGGCATCCTGGCCTTCCGCTATGCCGAGGCGTCGACGCTGGCCCCACTGGTCTATCTTGAACTGATCGGCTCGGTCGCCATCGGCTATCTCGTGTTTGGAGACGTTCCGGGCGTCGCCGTCTGGATCGGCGCGGCGGCCATCGTGCTGGCCGGGCTGATCCTGCTGAAGCAAAACCGGCGCAAGACCGCCTAGCTTTCAGGTTGAAGCACACGGCGCAGGCGCGATCGCGGAATTGCCCGCCTGACGCCTTTTCCCCAAAACGCTTTCGTGTCTATTGGCGTGGGGGCCGCCGAGGCGAAGGCTGGTTGGGGAAACAGATGGGCGACACATTCACCGTGACCACGCGGACGTCGTGGTTCGCACGGCTCAAGGATTCGGTGATAGGCGTTCTGGTGGGGCTGCTGCTCCTCGCCGGAATGGTCTTCCTGCTGTTCTGGAACGAGGGCAGGGCGGTGCAGACAGCGCGGTCGCTGGCCGAGGGAGCCGGCGTCGTCGTTTCGGTCACGGCCGATAGCGTGGACGCTGCGAACGACGACAGGCTGGTGCATGTGTCCGGCAGCGTCACCACCGACCACACGCCGGCCGATCCCACCTTCGCCATCGCAGCCG
This portion of the Mesorhizobium shangrilense genome encodes:
- a CDS encoding SCO family protein produces the protein MMRSILIGILVLMAVGVGFLTFDWYRRQNSGEPYGAAFTLTDHTNAPITEAAFRGKPSAIFFGFTHCPEVCPTTLVEMDGWLKQLGDEGKDIRAYFVTIDPERDTPEVMKNYVTNVSDRITGITGEPDKVFAMAKSFGIFWRKVDLGGGEYNMDHTASVVLLNGAGDFAGTIAYEENRDTAVAKLKRLAAKG
- a CDS encoding L,D-transpeptidase, producing the protein MLLSRREVVLGGIAAAVLHAGEASAAAKDWFSGTAADNGFTYRKTNFSKVNPKWRRQVVKYYSSEPVGTVVVDTRHHFLYLIMENKTAIRYGVGVGKEGFKWFGRSTVDRKALWPKWTPPPAMRQRNPDLPESVAGGSPSNPLGPRALYLHRDGADTGYRFHGTIQPWSIGTDASSGCIRMFNEDVIDLYQRCPIGTATQVLPHIADQADRSQALADLDAGAPQ
- a CDS encoding acetamidase/formamidase family protein, yielding MTTHSFTATAWSNVLGTLPPALTIASGDTVITETIDAHGFDKDGVQRAPEPNPMNGPIFVTGAEPGDALKVEIVRMTPIRATGWTRASLAANVVDPEFVRGLPPRDKVNWRIDRQALTVTPDPAVPGLEEFVLPLEPMIGCFGVAPAYGQAFSTATSAENGGNMDYRGFCPGATVWFPVAVPGALFFLGDCHATQGDGEIVGTGIETCFEVEVRLTVEKGRNLVWPRGENATDIFSIGNARPLDQALQHATTDMFNWLTGDYGLSPAAASHLMGQVVRYDVGNVFDPAYTMACRIEKKWLPKR
- a CDS encoding glyoxalase superfamily protein, with the protein product MRTFRDAKAMAKAMREALGIKGLTVSHSEALEVVARQFGTESWNVLAAKIESEEADGQERAAHGAEPAIAFTQPVPILRIFDEDKAREFYVGWLGMEIDWEHRFAPQMPLYCQVSLGGMKLHLSEHSGDASPGATCLVYMEGVEAWQKQLVGKPYKYNRPGLERQDWGLECTVIDPFGNRIRFLEARTGD
- a CDS encoding DMT family transporter, which translates into the protein MRPLAVAQTSAPFESVSCSLKARARKGIRGKVKRQIDTGRRKAGDPNQLVEGDPVDDPSCEMRLRGVPPAEAERLDRPHSIAGAIGPGRRMLEGSARLELSGWRLYLEHASTLHIAHDGLRSAWLGIGLMAVVSLVVPSVDGIAKHLSADHSPLYVSWARYSVACAIVLPLVAARFGWRVFPGEQLGVHVLRTVLMITAMTFYFLAISLIPLGNAITAFFVGPIVAMALAVVFLREPLTLVKVASLALAVFGTLVIVGPSGGAVDLGLVLALVSGACFGLYMIAARLASQASDPLKTLAFQCALGTLILTPQAVWTWSTPGLDELGLFLALGIISAACHILGILAFRYAEASTLAPLVYLELIGSVAIGYLVFGDVPGVAVWIGAAAIVLAGLILLKQNRRKTA
- a CDS encoding DapH/DapD/GlmU-related protein → MDDPADLRFKDPEPRAHPTAELKSCRLGRFAAIGERVILREVTVGDFTYFERHAEAIYTTIGKFCSIAADTRINALEHPVERLTTHKVSYRPNEYFRYLGVDQGFRQRRQAKAVVIGHDVWIGHGAVILPGVTIGNGAIVGANAVVRRDVPAYTIVAGVPARAVRRRFSEEISARIEALAWWDWPLDRLADAIPDMQALPIEAFLDRWGE
- a CDS encoding ATP-dependent helicase, producing the protein MSGFPNDMPFFDEEPAPRGGEAPRAPASGIAARALAARQGHNTPPDYLKGLNPEQRLAVETTEGPVLVLAGAGTGKTRVLTTRIAHILATGRAYPSQILAVTFTNKAAREMKQRIGLLVGEQVEGMPWLGTFHSIGVKLLRRHAELAGLKSGFTILDTDDVIRLLKQLIQAEGLDDKRWPARTFANMIDGWKNKGLGPKEIPEGDARSFANGKGRELYAAYQDRLQTLNACDFGDLLCHPIRIFRAQPDVLAEYHRKFKYILVDEYQDTNTAQYMWLRLLAQRSKSAGGANSQAEGRARDRAPGDVSPAPAEASERSKRSAVSVNICCVGDDDQSIYGWRGAEVDNILRFDKDFPGATVVRLERNYRSTAHILGAASHLIAHNEGRLGKTLFTEHPSPDDPKVNVHAAWDSEEEARAVGEEIEALQRSGHNLNDMAILVRASFQMREFEDRFVTMGLNYRVIGGPRFYERQEIRDAMAYFRVVAQGADDLAFERIVNVPKRGLGEATIRQIHDTARAMRIPMLAAAANLAESDELKPKPRAALREVAANFARWQEMLDTKPHTELAEIILEESGYTDMWKNDRSAEAPGRLENLKELIRSMEEYESLRSFLEHVALVMDAEQNEDMDAVSIMTLHSAKGLEFETVFLPGWEEGLFPHQRALDEGGRSGLEEERRLAYVGLTRAKKNLHLWFVSNRRIHGLWQSTIPSRFLDELPEAHVEISEGGSSYGGYGNSYGGSGRGGFREPGRQNPYGASRFDSVGEKSFSNSYSTPGWARAQANRTEATDRNWGSRSGHQVERIGYGETDSGYGAGRGSVKGRTIDGELVAKSVSDTPSAFHVGDRVFHQKFGNGNISAIEGNKLTIDFDKAGQKKVLDGFVTAV
- a CDS encoding CPBP family intramembrane glutamic endopeptidase → MSRYRSIFGLLALIFVVCAAVELVLRWSGAGVSLTDTRGVGQVGLFVIIIPFLIGFAARRGGGPLVFMKPYNANFGRALAGFAAMWVQAVLLMIIAYALLSWMGYVSWSQEAWANFSLTLLRKTITALLVVVVLAYTEEMIFRAFVMRHLRYNGTFWVGFWAVVIGSAIFSVTHLISYKDAWTLWDVGGLLFGLWLLGSLFAITYIATGSIACSMGVHAGLLGFKVFLRRTDLLVYQPDVWWLGGTEDIRMAPISWLLMILIAAITWATRHQLRKHFYIEPAIADWDKPGRATTDRTSTTRN
- a CDS encoding OmpA family protein, which gives rise to MRFAALRLLATAGLLALVAACSTTTAMNPSAEEPPPPVSTTPNETNQPAPGFEKMQAGTEEDFILNVGRRIYFTADSAALDSVAKATLDSQAAWLNQNPKWLIKLQGFADDSGGSGSQVALSQKRADAVMSYLATAGVDPARMWAKGYGKDREVRNCSERSCKVQNRRVVANLRTVRDT
- a CDS encoding CreA family protein — its product is MRRIASSFAFAGLFAAAIMPAAAQEVGKVGVDWLGNDIIIEAVKDPEVEGVTCHVSYFDRGVIDRLQKGNWFEDPSDSSISCRQTGPISIGDIDLSEEGEEVFKQGISLIWKKQVVNRIYDKANETLIYLSHSRQVQDGSAKMSITTVPLYGQQVNWKNGKPG